A genomic region of Nymphaea colorata isolate Beijing-Zhang1983 chromosome 2, ASM883128v2, whole genome shotgun sequence contains the following coding sequences:
- the LOC116246830 gene encoding glucan endo-1,3-beta-glucosidase-like yields the protein MTSSSMLVVLFFSFQLVVPYVAAQSVGVCYGMLGDNLPSRPEAVQLIQSVGFNKVRLYGPDGDALNALRNTGIEVNVDVANDDLQRMANDASFASSWISSNIQPYLPDVSFKYITVGNEVIPGDAAQYVLPAMKNMVNALGSVGLRDQIKVSTSVSMGVIGVSYPPSQGSFSDQAAPIMGPIVQFLAGTGAPLMVNVYPYFSYVGNRQAIQLDYGLFTANRVVVTDPNNGLAYTNLFDAMVDSVYSAMERAGAAGVPIQVSESGWPSAGGDPTVTTIGNAQTYNQNLVRHAAQGTPKRPGPMEIFVFALFNEDQKSAGIEQNWGLFYPNKQPVYPIGVN from the exons ATGACTTCTTCTTCCATGTTGGTGgtattgtttttctcctttcaatTGGTAGTACCATACG TTGCTGCTCAGTCAGTGGGAGTGTGTTATGGGATGCTCGGCGACAACTTGCCGTCACGGCCGGAAGCAGTGCAGCTCATTCAGTCCGTGGGCTTCAACAAGGTCCGGCTGTACGGCCCAGACGGGGACGCACTGAATGCCTTAAGGAACACGGGCATCGAAGTCAATGTGGATGTGGCCAACGATGATCTGCAGAGGATGGCCAACGACGCCTCCTTCGCCAGCTCCTGGATCTCCAGCAACATCCAGCCATACTTGCCGGACGTCAGCTTCAAGTATATCACCGTCGGCAACGAAGTCATCCCAGGCGACGCGGCCCAGTACGTGCTACCCGCTATGAAGAACATGGTCAACGCCCTGGGCTCGGTCGGTCTCCGAGACCAGATCAAGGTGTCCACGTCCGTTTCCATGGGGGTCATCGGCGTCTCGTATCCTCCCTCTCAAGGTTCATTTTCCGATCAAGCCGCTCCCATCATGGGTCCTATCGTCCAATTCCTCGCTGGCACCGGCGCCCCTCTCATGGTCAATGTGTACCCATACTTCAGCTATGTGGGCAACCGCCAGGCCATACAACTTGACTATGGACTCTTCACCGCTAACCGAGTTGTGGTCACAGACCCTAACAACGGGCTGGCATATACAAATCTGTTTGATGCCATGGTAGATTCTGTCTATTCAGCAATGGAGAGAGCTGGTGCCGCCGGTGTTCCCATCCAGGTGTCCGAGAGTGGGTGGCCATCGGCTGGAGGCGACCCGACTGTCACTACCATAGGGAATGCTCAGACCTATAACCAAAACCTGGTGAGGCATGCTGCACAGGGCACGCCAAAGAGGCCGGGGCCCATGGAGATTTTTGTGTTTGCTCTATTCAATGAGGACCAGAAGTCCGCTGGCATCGAGCAAAACTGGGGCCTCTTCTACCCTAACAAGCAGCCCGTCTATCCCATCGGCGTAAACTAG